From Kiritimatiellales bacterium, a single genomic window includes:
- the map gene encoding type I methionyl aminopeptidase, whose amino-acid sequence MIILKTPAEIEAMRRVNRMTARVRDALAAMVRPGITTGELGDAAFQLIRESGGTSAFYGYHGYPGSICVSINDEVVHGIPGPRVIREGDIVSIDVGIAFEGFIGDTAVTVPAGAISAENKRLLETTQLALSAGIEQAVEGNRLGDISYAIQSAVEAAGFSVVRQFIGHGIGRNMHEDPQIPNYGKGGRGPKLKAGMTLAIEPMVNIGGPKVQLLEDEWTAVTKDGSYSAHFEHTVAVGKTHADILSLP is encoded by the coding sequence ATGATCATTCTCAAAACGCCGGCAGAAATTGAAGCAATGCGCCGCGTTAACCGGATGACGGCCCGGGTCCGCGATGCGCTTGCCGCTATGGTGCGTCCCGGTATCACCACGGGAGAGCTTGGTGACGCCGCGTTTCAACTGATTCGCGAATCCGGCGGCACCAGCGCATTTTACGGCTATCACGGTTATCCCGGTTCCATTTGTGTCTCCATTAATGATGAGGTTGTACACGGAATCCCGGGACCGCGCGTCATCCGCGAAGGCGATATTGTCAGCATCGATGTGGGAATCGCTTTCGAAGGATTTATCGGCGACACCGCAGTCACCGTTCCTGCCGGCGCAATCAGCGCTGAAAATAAAAGACTGCTCGAAACTACACAGCTGGCATTAAGTGCCGGCATTGAGCAGGCGGTGGAAGGCAACCGGCTTGGCGATATTTCATACGCCATTCAAAGCGCGGTTGAAGCCGCCGGTTTTTCAGTTGTCCGGCAGTTTATAGGCCACGGTATTGGACGCAACATGCACGAAGATCCGCAAATTCCTAACTACGGTAAAGGGGGTCGCGGACCGAAACTCAAAGCCGGAATGACGCTTGCCATCGAGCCGATGGTCAACATCGGCGGACCAAAAGTTCAGCTGCTCGAAGATGAATGGACTGCGGTGACTAAAGACGGTTCATATTCCGCTCATTTCGAACACACCGTTGCTGTCGGCAAAACGCACGCCGATATTCTTTCTTTACCGTAA
- a CDS encoding adenylate kinase, with protein MKAIILLGGPGAGKGTLAEIIKKKSGFLHVSTGEILRAAIRNQTPVGLKVKVFIDRGELVPDEIVLEIIKELIAARPASARFMFDGFPRTVVQAEGLEQLFAENNGTLLHVFQLDLDHETLLRRLTGRRVCRSCGALFHIDNKPPQKEGLCDFDNGELYQRSDDSEETILNRLDVYEKQTAPLVGFYRQRGLLRKINASETPEQVTATVLSFLNRTFK; from the coding sequence ATGAAAGCGATCATTCTGCTTGGCGGTCCCGGCGCCGGAAAGGGAACGCTGGCTGAAATCATCAAAAAAAAATCCGGTTTCCTTCATGTTTCCACCGGTGAAATCCTGCGCGCAGCTATCCGCAATCAAACGCCGGTTGGACTTAAAGTTAAAGTGTTTATTGATCGCGGTGAGCTTGTGCCTGATGAAATTGTTCTTGAAATCATTAAGGAGCTCATTGCCGCCCGGCCGGCGAGTGCGCGGTTTATGTTTGACGGTTTCCCGCGCACCGTTGTACAGGCCGAGGGCCTCGAACAACTGTTTGCTGAAAACAATGGAACACTGCTGCATGTTTTTCAGCTCGATCTTGATCACGAAACTCTGCTCCGGCGCTTGACCGGCCGGCGTGTCTGCCGTTCCTGCGGCGCGCTGTTTCACATCGACAATAAGCCGCCGCAAAAAGAAGGCCTCTGCGATTTCGATAACGGTGAGCTTTATCAACGTTCCGACGACAGCGAAGAAACCATTTTAAACCGTCTTGACGTCTACGAAAAACAAACCGCACCGCTCGTCGGCTTTTACCGGCAGCGCGGACTTCTCAGGAAAATCAATGCTTCCGAAACCCCGGAACAAGTAACCGCCACAGTTCTCAGCTTTCTTAATCGGACATTCAAATGA